One part of the Sneathia vaginalis genome encodes these proteins:
- a CDS encoding ATP-binding protein produces the protein MEITRNHYLNKLIRKKHNGFIKIITGIRRSGKSYLLNNLFYNHLIESGVDEDHIIKFAFDSGRDLLKIGEDLTDLDFLSGKRLVNPKKFLKYIMSKTNNSDKFYILLDEVQLLASFEQVLNGFLRQDNFDVYVTGSNSKFLSKDVITEFAGRGDEIHIMPLVFSEFIQTYGNDKEDAFAEYQIYGGLPAQSLMNNDEDKMNYLKGQLENVYLRDIVGRYDIRLKSELADLLNILASGISTLTNPTKIAATFSSVKKSKISANTIDKFIEYFEDSYILKRVYRYDVKGRKYIDTPYKIYFEDIGLRNARLNFRQIEPTHIMENIIYNELRFRGYTVDVGMIVKRESDKGKDIKKHLEVDFIANLGSKKYYIQSAYSLPTTEKINQEKASLLNINDSFKKIIITKDRIKPFYDENGILTINLFDFLLDKNSLDV, from the coding sequence ATGGAAATAACACGTAATCATTATTTAAATAAATTAATAAGAAAAAAGCATAATGGATTTATTAAAATTATCACAGGAATTAGAAGAAGTGGAAAATCATATTTACTTAACAACCTATTCTATAATCATTTAATAGAAAGTGGCGTAGATGAAGACCATATTATAAAATTCGCATTTGATTCAGGAAGGGATCTATTGAAAATTGGAGAGGATTTAACAGATTTAGACTTTTTAAGTGGAAAAAGATTAGTTAATCCTAAAAAGTTTTTAAAATATATAATGAGTAAAACAAATAACAGCGATAAATTCTATATACTCCTAGACGAAGTTCAATTATTAGCATCATTTGAACAAGTTTTAAATGGATTTTTACGTCAAGATAATTTTGATGTTTATGTTACTGGTAGTAATTCTAAATTTCTGTCTAAAGATGTAATAACTGAATTTGCAGGTAGAGGTGATGAAATACATATAATGCCACTAGTATTTTCTGAATTCATACAAACTTATGGTAATGATAAAGAAGATGCTTTTGCTGAGTATCAAATATATGGTGGATTACCAGCACAATCTTTAATGAATAATGATGAAGACAAAATGAATTATCTAAAAGGACAATTGGAAAATGTATATTTACGTGATATTGTAGGCAGATATGATATACGCTTAAAATCTGAATTAGCAGATTTACTAAATATTTTAGCATCTGGCATTTCAACTCTTACCAATCCAACAAAAATAGCAGCTACTTTTTCATCAGTTAAAAAATCAAAAATTTCTGCTAATACAATTGATAAATTTATAGAATATTTTGAAGATTCATATATATTAAAACGGGTTTATAGATATGATGTAAAAGGAAGAAAATATATAGATACACCTTACAAAATATATTTTGAAGATATAGGGCTTAGAAATGCAAGATTAAATTTTAGACAAATAGAACCAACACATATTATGGAAAATATTATATATAACGAACTAAGATTTAGAGGATATACGGTTGATGTCGGAATGATCGTTAAAAGAGAAAGTGATAAAGGTAAAGATATTAAAAAACACCTAGAAGTTGATTTCATTGCTAATCTTGGAAGTAAGAAATACTATATCCAATCAGCATATAGTCTTCCAACTACAGAAAAAATAAATCAAGAAAAAGCTTCTTTATTAAACATTAATGATTCATTCAAAAAAATCATAATCACAAAAGACCGAATAAAACCTTTCTATGATGAAAATGGTATACTTACAATTAATCTATTTGATTTCCTATTAGATAAAAATAGTTTAGATGTATAA
- the yhfZ gene encoding GntR family transcriptional regulator YhfZ — MEKIRTLNKVDIAIITVARDIMGLKIGDRLKSVKEYSEELQMSVGSVQKAFEILESEKCISLSKKGVFGKILEAKYDDKLIKKAFINSIVGVMPLPYSKRYEGLAMAIKNSFEKHGITFYFAYMQGSRVRLKLLESGIYDFALMSNLAFKNSDKKNIKKVFSLGPESYVSKHVLLKVPTKSKKIRVGIDKNSEDQYFLSNQYFSGKDYDVIDVNSDNIVKDMQNSLIDQAILSLDEIEEKLINGIEVQDIFDKEYINLANEAVIVINKSDKLMESLVKNILDIKYIGKIQKDVLEKIIVPRY; from the coding sequence ATGGAAAAAATTAGAACTTTAAATAAGGTTGATATAGCTATAATAACAGTAGCTAGAGATATAATGGGGCTTAAAATAGGGGATAGGTTAAAATCTGTAAAAGAATATTCAGAAGAATTACAAATGTCTGTAGGTAGTGTACAAAAAGCTTTTGAAATTTTAGAAAGTGAAAAATGTATATCTTTATCAAAAAAAGGTGTATTTGGAAAAATTTTAGAAGCTAAATATGACGACAAATTAATAAAAAAAGCATTTATTAATTCAATAGTAGGTGTTATGCCTCTACCTTATTCAAAACGTTATGAAGGCTTAGCTATGGCTATAAAGAATTCATTTGAAAAACATGGTATAACCTTCTACTTTGCATATATGCAAGGATCTAGGGTAAGACTAAAACTACTTGAAAGTGGAATTTATGATTTTGCTTTAATGTCTAATTTGGCATTTAAAAATTCTGATAAAAAAAATATTAAAAAGGTTTTTAGTTTAGGTCCTGAAAGTTACGTATCAAAGCACGTATTACTTAAAGTTCCTACAAAAAGCAAGAAGATAAGAGTGGGTATAGATAAAAACTCTGAAGACCAATATTTTTTATCAAACCAATACTTCAGCGGTAAAGATTATGATGTTATTGATGTTAACTCTGATAACATTGTTAAGGATATGCAAAACTCTCTTATAGACCAAGCAATATTGAGTTTAGATGAAATAGAAGAAAAACTGATTAATGGTATAGAAGTTCAAGATATCTTTGATAAGGAATATATAAATCTTGCAAATGAAGCAGTTATAGTGATAAATAAATCCGATAAGTTGATGGAAAGCTTAGTAAAAAATATATTAGATATTAAATATATTGGAAAAATACAAAAAGATGTTTTAGAAAAAATTATAGTACCTCGGTACTAA
- a CDS encoding PRD domain-containing protein — translation MNELINRLNLLLKSGVLHEENMKTVLNMLNYLKEKYDLNLTEENSSMLVTHIAMYLERKDKESIEGLDIDSLNELKESKKYTLALQIIQNLEKDVLGPINDSEKTFILAHLINFLEGVDRV, via the coding sequence ATGAATGAATTAATTAACAGATTAAATTTACTTTTAAAATCAGGCGTTTTACATGAAGAAAACATGAAAACTGTACTTAATATGCTAAATTATTTAAAAGAAAAATACGACTTAAATCTTACAGAGGAAAATTCTTCTATGTTAGTAACGCATATTGCTATGTACTTAGAAAGAAAAGACAAGGAAAGTATTGAAGGTTTAGATATAGATAGTTTAAATGAATTAAAAGAATCTAAAAAATATACTTTAGCATTGCAGATTATACAAAATTTAGAAAAGGACGTTCTAGGTCCAATTAATGATAGCGAAAAAACATTTATTTTAGCACACTTAATTAATTTTTTAGAAGGAGTGGATAGGGTATGA
- a CDS encoding ABC transporter ATP-binding protein: MKKWIKKCFSVTNMGASNIFKAIFASLLVNISSFLPLILIILYLNKIISNIYVYVVLSIILLILLYISLSNEYDKLYNITYNESANLRIDIGKKLSKLPLAYFSKKNLSDLSQTIMSDIAKMEHAISHSLAQTISFIIFFVVTTIGIFFFNIKMGLALSFPFVINVILLFMSKKIQVKKHTKYYNILRENAQAFQETIELQQEIQSMGMQDEVNKGLYKKMDDTEVVHFDVEASITALLSAMNLLMFISLGVIILVGTNLYLNHEISIMSIVCLMIIALKLNEGAIPVTLNISELFYIDARVKRLKEIRNTKIQEGEDKKLKTFDVTLKNVSFRYEDKEKEVLENISFTAKQNEVTALVGKSGCGKSTLLKLIARLYDYDSGEILIDNYDIKKISTSSLFKHISVVFQDVMLFNSSILENVRIGNLSASNEEVKNALTLANCDEFIQKLPQGYNTVIGENGVNLSGGQRQRISIARAFLKNASIILLDEISSSLDVYNETKIQESLQRLIKDKTVIIVSHRIKSIENADKILVLDEGKVVGEGKHNELLKSCKTYKNLVDKVNLTEKFKY; encoded by the coding sequence ATGAAAAAATGGATTAAGAAATGCTTTTCTGTAACAAATATGGGAGCATCAAATATATTTAAAGCTATCTTTGCATCACTATTGGTAAATATATCAAGTTTTTTACCTCTAATATTAATTATCCTTTATTTAAACAAAATTATTAGTAATATATATGTTTATGTAGTTTTATCTATTATCCTACTTATCTTGCTATACATCTCTCTAAGTAATGAATACGATAAGTTGTATAATATTACATACAATGAAAGTGCTAATTTGAGGATAGATATAGGGAAAAAATTAAGTAAATTACCTCTTGCATATTTTTCTAAAAAGAATTTATCAGACTTATCTCAAACAATTATGAGTGATATTGCAAAGATGGAGCACGCTATAAGCCACAGCTTGGCACAAACTATTAGTTTTATCATCTTCTTTGTTGTTACAACAATAGGTATATTTTTCTTTAATATTAAAATGGGACTTGCTTTAAGTTTTCCATTTGTAATTAATGTTATACTGCTTTTCATGTCAAAAAAAATACAGGTTAAAAAGCATACTAAATACTACAATATATTAAGAGAAAATGCACAAGCTTTCCAAGAAACCATTGAATTACAACAAGAAATACAAAGTATGGGTATGCAAGATGAGGTTAATAAGGGGTTATACAAAAAAATGGATGATACGGAAGTTGTACACTTTGATGTAGAAGCTTCTATTACTGCCCTACTTTCAGCTATGAATCTACTTATGTTCATTTCATTAGGGGTAATAATCCTAGTTGGAACTAATCTTTACTTAAATCATGAAATTAGTATAATGTCTATAGTTTGTTTAATGATAATTGCACTTAAATTAAATGAAGGTGCAATACCTGTTACTCTTAATATATCAGAACTTTTCTATATTGACGCAAGAGTTAAAAGACTAAAAGAAATTAGAAATACAAAGATTCAAGAAGGTGAAGATAAAAAACTTAAAACATTTGATGTTACTTTAAAAAATGTTTCATTTAGATATGAGGATAAAGAAAAGGAAGTATTAGAAAATATTTCATTTACTGCTAAACAAAATGAAGTTACAGCTTTAGTAGGAAAATCAGGTTGTGGTAAATCTACACTATTAAAATTAATAGCAAGACTTTATGACTATGACTCAGGTGAAATATTAATTGATAATTACGATATTAAAAAGATATCAACTTCTTCCTTATTTAAACATATATCAGTTGTTTTCCAAGATGTTATGCTATTTAATTCTTCAATATTAGAAAATGTTAGAATAGGTAATTTATCAGCAAGTAATGAAGAAGTAAAAAATGCATTAACCCTTGCTAATTGTGATGAATTCATACAAAAATTACCTCAAGGTTACAATACAGTAATAGGGGAAAATGGTGTAAACTTATCTGGTGGTCAAAGACAAAGAATCTCTATTGCAAGAGCATTCTTAAAAAATGCAAGTATTATACTTCTTGATGAAATTTCTTCTTCACTAGATGTGTATAACGAAACAAAAATACAAGAAAGCTTACAAAGATTGATAAAGGATAAGACTGTAATCATTGTTTCTCATAGAATAAAATCAATAGAAAATGCTGATAAAATATTGGTTCTTGATGAAGGGAAAGTTGTAGGCGAAGGAAAACATAATGAACTTTTAAAATCTTGTAAAACTTACAAGAACTTAGTAGATAAAGTTAATCTAACAGAAAAATTTAAGTATTAA
- a CDS encoding helix-turn-helix domain-containing protein, translating to MSEFEKVLKDNFGYSLSGYCHKYSDIGRTYQIDDKNFKGIYWFYETDEYIIDISDLYVKRDVVINTDYILQNYLYNCVYILTGDGEWFDPYQSLSSNTVIFINNHKEVAHYLLYGNRPFISVSIRFKKDILNNRGNCNMYRVFFEMKEKFSKDLFKIANEIMHCHMEEDDAKKFMDKKAREWLDIMKKICIDNYRASMNADDEMGIINVGRYIAENYNKQITQKLLEQIAMMSGTKLKTKFKEKFNMSITEYIQRKRINVAESLILNTKMSMSKISEYVGYTSNSRFSLLFKRYKGLKPTQIREIRGKTGCNGCPIFHHECEGVKNGNSKKY from the coding sequence GTGAGTGAATTTGAAAAGGTATTAAAAGATAATTTTGGTTATTCTTTATCTGGATATTGTCATAAATATTCTGACATAGGTAGAACTTATCAAATAGATGATAAAAATTTTAAAGGTATCTATTGGTTTTATGAAACAGATGAATATATTATAGACATATCGGATCTTTATGTAAAAAGAGATGTTGTTATCAATACAGACTATATCCTACAAAACTACTTATACAATTGTGTATATATCCTAACAGGTGATGGTGAATGGTTTGATCCATACCAAAGTTTAAGCTCTAATACCGTTATCTTTATCAATAATCATAAAGAAGTGGCTCACTATTTACTATACGGTAATCGTCCCTTCATATCTGTTAGTATAAGGTTCAAGAAGGATATATTGAATAACAGAGGTAATTGTAATATGTACAGGGTATTTTTCGAGATGAAAGAAAAGTTCTCAAAAGATCTTTTTAAGATAGCTAATGAGATTATGCACTGTCATATGGAAGAGGACGATGCTAAAAAATTCATGGATAAAAAAGCTAGAGAGTGGCTAGATATTATGAAAAAAATTTGTATCGATAATTATAGGGCGAGCATGAATGCTGACGATGAAATGGGGATAATAAATGTTGGCAGGTATATAGCTGAGAATTACAATAAGCAAATAACGCAAAAGCTACTAGAACAAATAGCTATGATGAGTGGAACTAAACTTAAAACCAAATTTAAAGAAAAGTTTAATATGAGTATAACGGAATATATACAAAGAAAGAGAATAAATGTTGCAGAAAGTTTAATTTTAAATACCAAAATGAGTATGTCAAAAATCTCGGAATATGTAGGTTATACGTCAAATAGTAGATTTAGTCTTCTCTTTAAGAGGTATAAAGGATTAAAACCTACGCAAATAAGGGAAATTAGAGGAAAAACTGGTTGCAATGGTTGCCCAATTTTCCATCATGAATGTGAAGGAGTGAAAAATGGAAATAGTAAAAAATATTAA
- a CDS encoding YadA family autotransporter adhesin, with protein sequence MKKISMILTLLFSLTNVMYGNTGDPAQITNSSQRNADGSTNYINLGGYGGGNYIFSPSGSYVYGHGNVSNSDTAILIGDNNFNGYTQSVGIGGETSVLEQGSVALGFGSVAGDMKEYTLENQDIFTKIAKGTVTKEDYAKLEKPATRYQRIAYRRSGYDISTGTQIWDDNDIRYKAQSEVSVGVEKNYKKRNYQFNSLYINKYNEDQKAFTRQITNVGAGSKDTDAVNLAQLKDLKSYIDNISVFEMQDKNGNKVVKGKDGKFYRAKDIKGSLYYNNKYFVTGLKEVSKDEIVNKAIVRTEYEDKIDAIKASIQTNDTKLTGISEDISKIKDNVKIVDKKSDLALRGVSNAVAMANLPNVSGDRKFNLAASYGYYGGSHAVAVGFSGINDKQNFTYKLSGAVNSKGNLAFGVGAGFMLGSVNNRLQEENMKLKSDVENLKNQVKELYKLLKR encoded by the coding sequence ATGAAAAAAATATCAATGATTTTAACTTTGTTATTTTCACTAACAAATGTGATGTATGGTAATACTGGTGATCCTGCTCAAATAACAAATTCTTCTCAAAGAAATGCAGATGGTTCGACAAATTATATAAATCTAGGAGGATATGGTGGAGGAAATTATATTTTTTCACCTAGTGGATCATATGTCTATGGACATGGGAATGTTTCAAATTCTGATACTGCAATTTTAATAGGTGATAATAATTTTAATGGTTATACACAATCTGTTGGAATTGGAGGAGAAACATCTGTTCTAGAACAAGGTTCTGTTGCATTAGGTTTTGGATCAGTTGCTGGTGATATGAAAGAATATACTTTGGAAAATCAAGATATATTTACAAAAATAGCAAAAGGAACTGTAACAAAAGAAGATTATGCAAAATTAGAGAAACCAGCAACAAGATATCAAAGAATAGCCTATAGAAGAAGTGGTTATGATATTTCTACTGGAACACAAATATGGGATGATAATGATATACGGTATAAGGCACAAAGTGAAGTTTCTGTTGGTGTTGAAAAAAATTACAAAAAGAGAAATTATCAGTTCAATTCTTTATATATAAATAAATACAATGAAGATCAAAAAGCATTCACAAGACAAATAACTAATGTTGGTGCAGGTAGTAAAGATACTGATGCAGTCAATTTAGCACAATTAAAAGATTTGAAATCATATATAGATAATATAAGTGTTTTTGAAATGCAAGATAAAAATGGTAACAAAGTAGTTAAAGGTAAAGATGGTAAATTTTATAGAGCAAAAGATATAAAAGGTAGTCTTTATTATAATAATAAATATTTTGTAACTGGTTTAAAAGAAGTAAGTAAAGATGAAATAGTAAATAAGGCTATAGTTAGAACAGAATACGAAGATAAAATAGATGCAATTAAAGCTAGTATTCAAACAAACGATACAAAGTTAACTGGTATTTCAGAAGATATATCTAAAATAAAAGATAATGTAAAGATAGTAGATAAAAAATCAGACCTAGCCTTAAGAGGTGTTTCTAATGCTGTGGCTATGGCTAATTTACCTAATGTTTCAGGAGATAGAAAATTTAATCTTGCAGCATCATATGGCTATTATGGTGGATCACATGCAGTTGCTGTTGGATTTAGTGGTATAAATGACAAGCAAAACTTTACATACAAGTTAAGTGGAGCAGTTAATAGCAAGGGTAATCTTGCCTTTGGTGTTGGTGCTGGATTTATGCTTGGTAGTGTTAATAATAGACTTCAAGAAGAAAATATGAAGCTAAAATCTGATGTTGAAAACTTAAAGAATCAAGTAAAAGAATTATATAAATTATTGAAAAGATAA
- a CDS encoding ABC transporter ATP-binding protein has translation MFKVYKNILHYVKELSYLTYLSIFSSFVSSFFTVGAYFFMYKFFNNLIINADTSMTKFYALMVSVLLVIGSILQYIANMLSHKLGFRLETNLRKRGIDILTNASFKFFNSNASGNIRKTIDDNASQTHAIIAHLIPDNANAFMTPILILVIGFLISYRVGILLILSLIVTFLFVFLMMGKRKFMDYYQQALDDMSGKTVEYIRAIQVIKIFGIDITSFKTLHQAILSYSKNALKYSKTNKMPFVLYQWVFFGIGAIILPFVVLFNFFNTVEIVFILFLTGVLYSTMIRIMYVFMYSFKGSYAIEKLEDLFNNMKKDALSFGNIDTMEGFDIEFKNVSFSYDDKNMVLDNLSFKLEENKIYALVGASGGGKTTIAKLISGFFNIQKGEILIGGKNIKSYTKNALIQNISFVFQNPKLFKISIYDNVKVAKPTATREEVMRALKLASCETILNKFKDRENTIIGSKGVYLSGGEIQRIAIARALLKDSKIILLDEASSAIDPDNEYELKLAISELIKDKTIIMIAHRLTSITNADEILVVENGKIEERGNNMQLMEKNQKYAYYMNLYHSANNWRVNNEKMD, from the coding sequence ATGTTTAAAGTATACAAAAATATTTTACACTATGTAAAAGAACTAAGTTATCTCACATACCTTAGTATTTTTTCGTCATTTGTATCTAGCTTCTTTACAGTTGGAGCATATTTTTTTATGTACAAATTTTTCAATAACCTAATAATTAACGCTGATACTTCTATGACAAAGTTTTATGCACTGATGGTTTCTGTTCTGTTGGTTATAGGGTCTATACTGCAATATATAGCGAATATGCTATCACATAAGTTAGGATTTAGACTAGAAACAAATTTACGTAAAAGGGGTATAGATATTTTAACTAATGCAAGTTTTAAATTCTTTAACTCTAATGCTTCAGGTAATATACGTAAAACAATAGATGATAATGCAAGCCAAACTCATGCAATAATTGCACATTTAATCCCTGATAATGCTAATGCTTTTATGACCCCAATATTGATTTTGGTAATAGGATTTTTAATTAGCTACCGTGTTGGTATACTACTAATACTTTCATTAATAGTTACTTTCCTCTTCGTTTTCTTAATGATGGGAAAAAGAAAATTTATGGACTATTATCAACAAGCACTAGATGATATGAGTGGTAAAACTGTAGAATATATACGTGCTATACAGGTTATTAAAATATTTGGTATAGATATTACAAGTTTTAAAACACTACATCAAGCAATACTTAGCTATTCAAAAAATGCACTAAAATACTCAAAGACAAATAAGATGCCTTTCGTACTTTACCAATGGGTATTCTTTGGAATAGGTGCAATAATTTTACCATTTGTTGTTCTATTTAACTTTTTTAATACAGTTGAAATTGTGTTCATACTATTTTTAACTGGTGTACTTTATTCTACTATGATACGTATTATGTATGTGTTTATGTATTCATTTAAAGGAAGTTATGCAATAGAAAAATTAGAAGACTTGTTTAACAACATGAAAAAAGATGCTCTAAGCTTTGGTAATATTGATACAATGGAAGGGTTTGATATAGAATTTAAGAATGTTAGCTTTAGTTATGATGACAAAAATATGGTCTTAGATAACTTATCATTTAAATTGGAAGAAAACAAAATTTATGCTCTTGTAGGTGCATCTGGTGGTGGTAAAACTACAATAGCAAAATTAATTTCTGGTTTTTTCAATATACAAAAAGGAGAAATTTTAATAGGTGGTAAAAATATTAAATCATATACAAAAAATGCTTTAATACAAAATATATCATTCGTCTTTCAAAATCCTAAACTATTTAAAATTAGTATTTATGACAATGTTAAAGTTGCTAAACCTACAGCAACAAGAGAAGAAGTTATGAGAGCATTAAAACTTGCTAGTTGTGAAACAATATTAAATAAGTTTAAGGATAGAGAAAATACAATAATAGGTTCTAAAGGTGTATACTTATCTGGTGGTGAAATTCAAAGAATAGCAATAGCTCGTGCTTTACTTAAAGATTCTAAGATTATACTCCTAGATGAAGCAAGCTCAGCAATAGATCCTGATAATGAATACGAATTGAAACTTGCAATAAGTGAGTTAATAAAGGACAAAACGATAATAATGATAGCTCATAGACTAACAAGTATTACTAACGCTGATGAAATACTTGTTGTAGAAAACGGAAAAATTGAAGAACGGGGGAATAATATGCAATTGATGGAAAAGAATCAAAAATATGCATACTATATGAACCTTTATCATTCTGCTAATAATTGGAGGGTAAATAATGAAAAAATGGATTAA
- a CDS encoding cupin domain-containing protein, producing the protein MEIVKNIKKNEVIDFTKEVTYLENQIVSKTIVQDKQKSITIFSFDKGQEISTHKSSGDAIIQVIDGEALITVDGVEHILKKGMSIVMENGLPHSVYAKEKFKMILTVVFKYE; encoded by the coding sequence ATGGAAATAGTAAAAAATATTAAGAAGAATGAAGTTATTGACTTTACTAAAGAAGTTACATACTTAGAAAATCAAATAGTTTCAAAGACAATAGTGCAAGATAAGCAAAAATCAATTACTATCTTTTCTTTTGATAAAGGTCAAGAAATATCTACACACAAATCAAGTGGAGATGCCATAATACAGGTTATAGACGGAGAGGCGTTAATTACAGTAGATGGTGTAGAACATATATTAAAAAAAGGTATGAGTATAGTTATGGAAAATGGACTACCTCATAGTGTGTATGCAAAAGAAAAATTTAAAATGATACTTACGGTGGTGTTTAAATATGAGTAA
- a CDS encoding class I SAM-dependent methyltransferase, giving the protein MSKEMGHIFLRKLGKKRLRPGGKKATDFLLNHMKLDENTKVLEVACNNGVNLEMLSKMHPNTQFFGVDLDAKMIEEAKERNLENVEFVKANAVKLPYEDGSMDYVINEAMLTMLPNETKKKAIQEYFRVLKKGGLLLTHDVCIVNNEEQAIKILSNGININVSPLTKSGWFTMFSDNGFNVVDSLSGKLTLMNPIGMIKDEGLLGTLRIIKNGLKKENRGQFIAMRKTFMKLKNDISYIAIVSEKC; this is encoded by the coding sequence ATGAGTAAAGAAATGGGACATATATTTTTGAGAAAATTAGGTAAGAAAAGACTAAGACCAGGTGGTAAAAAGGCTACAGATTTTCTTTTAAATCATATGAAATTAGATGAAAATACAAAGGTTTTAGAAGTAGCTTGTAATAATGGAGTTAATTTGGAAATGCTTTCTAAAATGCACCCTAATACTCAGTTTTTTGGAGTAGATTTAGATGCAAAAATGATAGAAGAAGCAAAAGAAAGAAATCTAGAAAATGTAGAGTTTGTAAAAGCAAATGCAGTTAAATTACCATATGAAGATGGAAGTATGGATTATGTAATAAATGAAGCGATGTTAACTATGTTACCTAATGAAACAAAAAAGAAGGCAATACAAGAATACTTTAGGGTATTAAAAAAAGGTGGACTACTTTTAACACATGATGTATGTATAGTTAATAACGAAGAACAAGCAATTAAAATTTTGTCTAATGGGATAAATATAAACGTCAGTCCATTGACAAAGTCAGGTTGGTTTACAATGTTTTCAGACAATGGGTTTAACGTAGTAGACAGTTTAAGTGGTAAATTAACATTAATGAATCCAATAGGTATGATAAAAGATGAGGGACTATTAGGAACATTAAGAATAATTAAAAATGGATTGAAGAAAGAAAATAGGGGACAATTTATAGCTATGAGAAAGACATTCATGAAATTGAAAAATGATATATCATACATTGCAATTGTAAGTGAAAAATGTTAA
- a CDS encoding DUF2620 domain-containing protein, with product MKIVVGGQIDKENVKKILNAEFPDASVDVKSDIDAAMGLKSGNYDYYFGACNTGGGGALAMAIAIVGANKCLTVASPGKVLTEEEVKKGIEDGKIAFGFTPNATEKSIKMIKKFIGGKL from the coding sequence ATGAAAATTGTTGTAGGTGGACAAATTGACAAAGAAAATGTCAAAAAAATTTTAAATGCTGAATTTCCTGATGCTAGTGTTGATGTAAAGTCAGATATAGATGCTGCTATGGGATTAAAATCAGGAAATTATGATTATTATTTTGGTGCTTGTAATACAGGTGGTGGAGGTGCTCTGGCAATGGCTATAGCTATCGTTGGTGCAAATAAATGCTTGACTGTTGCAAGTCCTGGAAAAGTTTTAACTGAAGAAGAAGTAAAAAAAGGTATTGAAGATGGAAAAATTGCATTTGGTTTTACTCCAAATGCTACAGAAAAATCTATAAAAATGATAAAAAAATTTATTGGAGGTAAATTATGA